The DNA region AGGATGATCACGAGCGCGACGACCATCATGAGGACGTCGCGCGAGATGACGAGAAAGGTCAATCCCTCCGGGATATGGACGCGCGCCCGGTAGGTGGGAATCGCCAGCATGATGTACGACGAGATCATCAATAGCTTGTCCGCAATGGGGTCGAGAACCGCCCCGACCGCGGACTGCATATGCAGGGCCCGCGCCAGATACCCGTCGAGACCGTCGGAAACCCCCGCGACGACGAAGAGCACGAGCGCCGCGACGGGACGTTCGGCGGCGATCGAATAGAGGAAGACCGGGAGGACCGCGAGGCGAAGCAGAGTGATGAGGTTCGGGATCGTCCAGGGTCCCTTGAGATCCGTGGCTTTCATCGCGCCGTCCCTCCCGCCGGGCCGCCCTGCTGCAGGAACCCGATCCCGCGCCGGAACTCCGCACCCGAGACGCCCGGCGCCCGGGAGGCGGGAAGGAGTCCGCAGGAGGCCGCGAGGGCGGCCGGCTTCTTCACATCTCCCCCTTTCGGCGTGCAGGCCGCGACACCCGGAGCGCCCGCGACGGATCCCGCCCGGAGCAGGATGCGGGCCGCATCCGAGCGCGTCACGAAAGCGTCGGGGCGCGCGCGATGCGTCGCCGGATCGACCGTGAGGAGCCCGAGCTGGAGACCCCGGGAGAGCATCCTCTGGTCGGCCCGCGCGACGATGTCC from Thermoanaerobaculia bacterium includes:
- a CDS encoding CDP-alcohol phosphatidyltransferase family protein, producing the protein MKATDLKGPWTIPNLITLLRLAVLPVFLYSIAAERPVAALVLFVVAGVSDGLDGYLARALHMQSAVGAVLDPIADKLLMISSYIMLAIPTYRARVHIPEGLTFLVISRDVLMMVVALVIILTTGMKDFPATFLGKTNTVIQIVTVLAVLCADVWPLPMPFVWVPFGAVAAATVVSGFHYAWLVSRRVAEQESAQRSK